A stretch of Peteryoungia algae DNA encodes these proteins:
- a CDS encoding ABC transporter ATP-binding protein produces the protein MGSITLQNVSKTFGEVSVIPSIDLEINDGEFAVFVGPSGCGKSTLLRLIAGLEDTSGGRILIDGKDATDLAPSQRGLAMVFQSYALYPHMSVRSNIGFPLKMAKMNKAEIDRKVEEAAKILNLTDYLERKPRNLSGGQRQRVAIGRAIVRSPECFLFDEPLSNLDAALRVNMRLEISELHQKLNATSIYVTHDQVEAMTMADKIVVLNKGRIEQVGSPLDLYRSPRNLFVAGFIGSPKMNLISGPKAQEQGAHTMGVRPEHMTLSTTEGAWKGKVTVAEHLGSDTFLHIATEEFGTITARCSGEMPVRHGDIVYATPDENRIHRFDERGLAL, from the coding sequence ATGGGTAGCATCACACTTCAGAACGTCTCGAAGACCTTTGGAGAAGTTTCGGTCATCCCCTCGATTGATCTCGAGATCAACGATGGTGAGTTTGCCGTCTTCGTCGGCCCGTCTGGTTGCGGCAAGTCAACATTGCTGCGACTGATCGCCGGTCTCGAAGACACATCGGGTGGCAGGATCCTGATCGACGGCAAGGACGCGACAGATCTGGCGCCCTCGCAGCGCGGCCTCGCCATGGTGTTCCAGTCTTATGCTCTCTATCCGCATATGAGCGTGCGCTCGAACATCGGCTTTCCGCTGAAGATGGCGAAGATGAACAAGGCCGAGATCGACCGGAAAGTCGAGGAAGCCGCCAAGATCCTCAACCTGACGGACTATCTCGAACGCAAGCCGCGCAACCTTTCAGGCGGCCAGCGCCAGCGTGTGGCGATCGGTCGTGCCATCGTTCGCTCGCCGGAATGCTTCCTGTTCGACGAACCTCTGTCGAACCTCGACGCGGCGCTGCGCGTCAATATGCGGCTCGAGATCTCGGAGCTGCATCAGAAACTGAATGCAACATCGATCTACGTCACCCATGATCAGGTGGAGGCAATGACGATGGCCGACAAAATCGTGGTGCTCAACAAGGGCCGCATCGAGCAGGTGGGTTCGCCGCTCGACCTCTACCGCAGCCCGCGCAACCTGTTCGTCGCCGGCTTCATCGGCTCTCCCAAAATGAACCTGATCAGCGGCCCCAAGGCTCAGGAACAGGGTGCTCACACAATGGGCGTCCGGCCCGAGCACATGACGTTGTCGACCACCGAAGGCGCGTGGAAAGGCAAGGTCACCGTCGCCGAGCATCTGGGCTCCGACACCTTCCTGCATATCGCCACGGAAGAGTTCGGCACGATCACCGCGCGCTGCAGCGGCGAAATGCCGGTCCGTCACGGTGACATCGTCTATGCGACGCCCGACGAGAACCGCATCCATCGCTTTGACGAGCGGGGACTGGCCCTATGA
- a CDS encoding carbohydrate ABC transporter permease, with translation MARAITTRKKIAFTALAWTLAMLIFFPILYTIITSLKTETEAIQGFNLIPSFTLENYVTVQTQRDYFKPFMNSVVISVGSTILALIVAIPAAWAMAFSPTKRTKDILMWMLSTKMMPAVAVLVPIYLMFRDFGLLDTRIGLTIMLMLINLPIVVWMLYTYFREIPGEILEAARMDGASLVSEIVYVLTPMAVPGIASTMLLNVILAWNEAFWTIRLTTTNAAPLTAFIASFSSPQGLFWAKLSAASTLAIAPIVILGWFSQKQLVRGLTFGAVK, from the coding sequence ATGGCAAGAGCTATCACCACCCGCAAGAAGATCGCTTTCACCGCGCTGGCCTGGACCCTGGCCATGCTGATCTTCTTCCCGATCCTCTACACGATCATCACGTCGCTGAAGACGGAGACGGAAGCGATCCAGGGCTTCAACCTCATTCCATCCTTCACGCTCGAAAACTATGTGACGGTTCAGACTCAGCGTGACTACTTCAAGCCGTTCATGAATTCCGTCGTGATTTCCGTGGGCTCCACCATTCTTGCGCTCATCGTCGCGATCCCTGCCGCCTGGGCCATGGCGTTTTCGCCGACCAAGCGGACCAAGGACATCCTGATGTGGATGCTCTCGACCAAGATGATGCCTGCAGTCGCCGTACTCGTCCCGATCTACCTGATGTTTCGAGACTTCGGACTGCTCGATACGCGCATCGGCCTGACCATCATGCTGATGCTGATCAACCTGCCGATCGTCGTGTGGATGCTCTACACCTATTTCCGCGAAATCCCGGGCGAGATCCTCGAAGCCGCACGCATGGATGGAGCCTCGCTCGTCAGCGAGATTGTCTATGTGCTGACCCCGATGGCGGTGCCCGGCATCGCTTCGACCATGCTGCTCAACGTCATCCTGGCCTGGAATGAAGCCTTCTGGACGATCCGCCTCACCACCACGAACGCGGCGCCGCTCACGGCATTCATCGCATCTTTCTCCAGCCCGCAGGGTCTCTTCTGGGCAAAGCTTTCGGCAGCCTCGACGCTTGCCATCGCTCCCATCGTCATCCTCGGCTGGTTCAGCCAGAAACAACTCGTCCGCGGCCTCACCTTTGGCGCTGTGAAGTAA
- a CDS encoding mannitol dehydrogenase family protein produces the protein MTVKLSLATLADIGDRASLPAYRRKDIRPGILHFGVGNFHRAHMAIYLHELFNKGRDLDWGIIGAGVMVSDQRMRDTLKAQDFLTTVVEQDRDRSAATITGPMLDVITAPDFERIIATLSSPETRIVSMTITEGGYFIDPATGKFDLTHPAIVADAQDPANPKTVFGLVIAGLKARRAAGIPPFTVMCCDNIPGNGEVTEATVCGLAHLSDPEFADWIHHNVAFPNSMVDRITPATGQREIDITREAYDIEDGWPVFCEGFKQWVLEDKFPLGRPALEDVGVTFVPDVAPYELMKLRILNGGHAAIAYPAALMDIHFVHESMENPLIRAFLAKLENEEIIPVVPPVPNISLQDYFGLIETRFSNPKIGDTIPRLAQDGSNRQPKFILPSTADRLAQGLDVQGLALVSALWCRYFEGKTDSGIEITFNDPSADRLHAAALASRNDPTAFIGISDIFGSVGADPRFQTQFATAIDSLRSYGTATTLQRYIDGTLAS, from the coding sequence ATGACAGTCAAACTCTCGCTTGCAACTCTCGCAGACATTGGCGACCGGGCGTCCCTGCCCGCCTATCGCCGGAAGGATATCCGTCCCGGAATCCTGCATTTCGGCGTCGGCAACTTCCACCGCGCCCATATGGCGATCTATCTGCATGAGCTTTTTAACAAGGGCCGCGATCTCGACTGGGGCATCATCGGCGCCGGCGTCATGGTGTCGGACCAGCGGATGCGGGATACATTGAAAGCGCAGGACTTTCTCACCACTGTCGTCGAACAGGACAGGGACCGGTCTGCGGCGACAATCACCGGGCCGATGCTCGATGTGATTACGGCACCGGATTTCGAGCGGATCATTGCAACGCTCTCCTCGCCCGAGACCCGTATCGTCTCGATGACGATCACGGAGGGGGGCTACTTCATCGACCCGGCGACGGGGAAGTTCGACCTCACTCATCCCGCGATCGTCGCTGATGCGCAGGATCCCGCCAACCCCAAGACGGTGTTTGGTCTGGTGATTGCGGGCCTCAAGGCGCGCCGCGCCGCAGGCATTCCGCCTTTCACCGTGATGTGCTGTGACAATATTCCCGGCAATGGCGAGGTGACGGAAGCGACGGTCTGCGGGCTCGCCCACCTTTCAGACCCCGAATTCGCCGACTGGATCCACCACAATGTCGCGTTCCCGAACTCCATGGTCGATCGCATTACGCCCGCGACCGGACAGCGGGAGATCGACATCACCCGCGAGGCCTACGACATCGAGGACGGTTGGCCGGTCTTCTGTGAAGGCTTCAAGCAATGGGTGCTGGAAGACAAGTTTCCGCTCGGACGCCCGGCGCTGGAAGACGTTGGCGTCACCTTCGTGCCGGACGTTGCGCCCTATGAGCTGATGAAACTGCGAATCCTGAACGGTGGCCACGCAGCCATTGCCTATCCGGCAGCCCTCATGGATATCCATTTCGTGCATGAATCGATGGAGAACCCACTGATCCGCGCTTTCCTCGCCAAGCTGGAAAACGAGGAAATCATCCCGGTCGTCCCGCCTGTCCCGAACATCAGCCTTCAGGATTATTTCGGGCTGATCGAAACACGATTCTCGAATCCGAAGATCGGCGACACGATTCCACGCCTTGCTCAGGACGGCTCGAACCGGCAGCCGAAATTCATCCTGCCGTCGACAGCCGATCGCCTCGCCCAGGGTCTTGACGTACAGGGCCTTGCTCTCGTTTCCGCGCTCTGGTGCCGATACTTTGAGGGGAAGACAGACAGCGGAATAGAAATTACCTTCAACGATCCCAGCGCCGATCGCCTTCATGCAGCCGCTCTGGCATCTCGCAACGATCCTACGGCCTTTATCGGGATCAGCGACATCTTCGGGTCGGTCGGAGCCGATCCCCGCTTCCAGACGCAGTTCGCCACGGCCATCGACAGTTTGCGAAGCTATGGCACCGCCACTACGCTTCAACGCTACATCGACGGAACCCTTGCCAGCTGA
- a CDS encoding carbohydrate ABC transporter permease — MATQNTRTLARLMMAPSVGLLLIWMIVPLSMTLWFSFQNYNLLNPANVSFAGLFNYRFFYTDPAFLQSIWNTLLLVGGVLTITVGGGIAIALLLDQPIFGQGIVRIMIISPFFVMPPVAALVWKNMIMHPGYGVLADMNRWFGFQPVDWFAQYPLFSIIIIVAWQWLPFATLILLTALQSLDGEQKEAAEMDGAGFINQFIYLTLPHLARAITVVVLIQTIFLLGVYAEILVTTNGGPGYASTNLVFLIYRTALLGYDVGGASAGGIIAIILANIVAFFLMRAVGKNLDR; from the coding sequence ATGGCTACGCAAAATACCCGGACGCTCGCCCGTCTGATGATGGCGCCTTCCGTCGGCCTTCTCCTCATCTGGATGATCGTGCCGCTGTCGATGACACTCTGGTTCTCGTTCCAGAACTACAATCTGCTCAATCCGGCCAATGTCAGTTTTGCCGGTCTGTTCAACTATCGCTTCTTCTACACCGACCCCGCATTCTTGCAGTCGATCTGGAATACGCTCCTGCTCGTCGGGGGCGTCCTGACGATCACCGTGGGGGGCGGCATCGCGATTGCGCTGCTTCTGGACCAGCCGATCTTTGGCCAGGGTATCGTGCGGATCATGATCATCTCCCCGTTCTTTGTCATGCCGCCGGTGGCAGCCCTTGTGTGGAAGAACATGATCATGCATCCGGGCTATGGGGTGCTTGCCGATATGAACCGTTGGTTCGGTTTCCAGCCTGTCGACTGGTTCGCTCAATATCCCCTCTTTTCCATCATCATCATCGTTGCCTGGCAGTGGCTTCCCTTCGCCACGCTGATCCTCCTGACCGCCCTCCAGTCGCTGGACGGCGAGCAGAAGGAAGCGGCAGAAATGGATGGCGCTGGTTTCATCAACCAGTTCATATACCTCACGCTGCCGCATCTCGCCCGCGCGATCACGGTCGTCGTCCTGATCCAGACGATCTTCCTGCTCGGCGTCTATGCGGAAATCCTGGTCACAACCAATGGCGGCCCAGGCTATGCATCGACGAACCTCGTCTTCCTGATCTATCGCACGGCCCTTCTTGGATACGACGTTGGCGGCGCATCCGCCGGCGGCATCATCGCCATCATCCTCGCCAACATCGTCGCATTCTTCCTGATGCGCGCGGTCGGCAAGAACCTTGACCGCTGA
- a CDS encoding L-iditol 2-dehydrogenase, which translates to MSMRLSGKSALITGSARGIGRAFAEAYVREGATVAIADIDLARAENTAAEIGPQAYAVKLDVTDQTSIEAAIRTVEDRQGGLDILVNNAALFDLAPIVEITRASYERLFSINVAGTLFMMQAAARSMIGRGQGGKIINMASQAGRRGEALVAVYCATKAAVISLTQSAGLDLIKHGINVNAIAPGVVDGEHWDGVDALFAKYENRPLGEKKTLVGAEVPFGRMGRAEDLTGMAIFLASAEANYIVAQTYNVDGGNWMS; encoded by the coding sequence ATGAGCATGAGGCTTTCGGGCAAATCCGCACTGATAACCGGTTCCGCACGCGGTATCGGGCGGGCCTTTGCCGAAGCCTATGTTCGGGAAGGCGCGACCGTCGCCATAGCCGACATCGATCTCGCGCGGGCCGAAAACACGGCAGCCGAGATCGGCCCCCAGGCCTATGCGGTCAAGCTTGACGTCACCGACCAGACCTCGATCGAGGCTGCGATCCGGACCGTGGAAGATCGTCAGGGCGGTCTCGACATTCTGGTCAACAATGCCGCGCTCTTCGATCTCGCGCCAATCGTGGAGATCACGCGGGCGAGCTATGAGCGCCTTTTCTCGATCAATGTCGCCGGCACGCTCTTCATGATGCAGGCGGCTGCACGATCGATGATCGGGCGGGGACAGGGCGGCAAGATCATCAACATGGCAAGCCAGGCCGGGCGACGCGGGGAAGCCCTGGTCGCCGTCTATTGCGCCACCAAAGCAGCCGTGATTTCGCTGACGCAGTCAGCAGGCCTCGACCTGATCAAACACGGCATCAATGTCAATGCGATCGCGCCAGGTGTCGTGGACGGAGAGCATTGGGATGGTGTGGATGCGCTCTTTGCCAAATATGAAAACCGCCCTCTCGGCGAGAAGAAAACGCTCGTGGGAGCAGAGGTGCCCTTCGGCCGGATGGGCCGGGCAGAAGACCTGACCGGGATGGCCATTTTCCTCGCCTCGGCCGAAGCCAACTACATCGTTGCCCAGACTTACAATGTCGATGGCGGAAACTGGATGAGCTGA
- a CDS encoding sugar-binding transcriptional regulator → MAKRGEGQTRLDDAARAGWLYYVAGRTQDEIAASMGISRQSAQRLVSLSVAEKLIKVRLDHPIAACLELAEALQKKFDLKEVEIVPSDPASESATVGVAEAGAAQLERWLKQPDPLVIAMGTGRTLRAMVDQLSPMECPQHKIVSLTGNISPDGSAAYFNVIFSMADAVKAPHFPMPLPVIVSSPAERELLHSQPLVAPTIALAQRSDVTFVGIGEMNMNAPLLLDGFLKSEEMEDLLQAGAVGEICGWIFGEDGTLLTHSVNERVASLEIPSRKTSTVVALARGRRKHPAILAAVRGGHINGLITDEEAARHLLAS, encoded by the coding sequence ATGGCGAAACGCGGCGAGGGGCAAACGAGGCTCGATGATGCGGCACGCGCGGGCTGGCTCTATTATGTCGCCGGGCGAACCCAGGACGAGATCGCTGCATCCATGGGAATTTCACGGCAGAGCGCCCAGCGTCTCGTCTCGCTTTCCGTTGCGGAAAAGCTGATCAAGGTTCGGCTCGACCATCCGATCGCGGCGTGCCTGGAGCTTGCGGAGGCGCTGCAGAAGAAGTTCGACCTCAAGGAAGTCGAGATCGTTCCGTCGGATCCGGCTTCGGAATCCGCGACCGTCGGCGTTGCCGAGGCTGGCGCTGCGCAACTGGAGCGCTGGCTCAAGCAACCCGATCCGCTGGTGATCGCCATGGGGACGGGCCGCACGCTGCGCGCCATGGTCGACCAGCTGTCGCCAATGGAATGTCCGCAGCACAAGATTGTCTCGCTGACGGGCAACATCAGCCCGGACGGGTCAGCCGCCTACTTCAACGTCATCTTTTCGATGGCCGACGCGGTCAAGGCGCCGCATTTCCCAATGCCGCTGCCTGTCATCGTGTCCTCTCCTGCCGAGCGGGAACTGCTGCATAGCCAGCCTCTGGTTGCACCGACCATCGCGCTGGCCCAGCGCTCGGATGTCACTTTCGTTGGCATCGGCGAGATGAACATGAACGCACCACTCCTCCTCGATGGCTTTCTCAAGTCCGAGGAAATGGAGGATCTTCTTCAGGCCGGAGCGGTCGGGGAGATCTGCGGCTGGATATTCGGGGAAGACGGGACATTGCTGACGCATTCCGTCAACGAACGGGTCGCGAGCCTCGAGATTCCGTCACGGAAGACATCGACCGTTGTGGCTCTTGCAAGGGGCCGACGCAAGCATCCGGCGATCCTGGCAGCGGTTCGCGGCGGCCATATCAACGGGTTGATCACCGATGAAGAGGCGGCGCGCCATCTTTTGGCGTCCTAG
- a CDS encoding ABC transporter substrate-binding protein: MTLKTILLGACSALALAGMASAETLTIATVNNGDMIRMQGLTSEFTSANPDIDVEWVTLEENVLRERVTTDVATKGGQYDIMTIGTYEVPIWAKQGWLLPLDNLGADYDVNDLLPAIRSGLTGDDGKLYAAPFYGESSFIMYRKDLMEKAGLTMPDAPTWEFVADAARKMTDRANDINGICLRGKAGWGENVAFLTATANAFGARWFDENWAPQFDQPEWKNTLDFYVKLMNDAGPQGASSNGFNENLALFQQGKCGMWIDATVAASFVTNPTDSTVADKVGFALAPDTGLGKRGNWLWAWNLAIPAGSQKSASAEKFISWATGKAYAELVASKEGWANVPPGTRTSLYENAEYQKAAPFAKMTIDSINAADPKNPAVKPVPYVGVQFVAIPEFQGLGTTVGQLFSAALAGQMSVDDALAQAQQVSVREMTRAGYIK, translated from the coding sequence ATGACATTGAAGACGATCCTGCTGGGCGCATGCTCGGCGCTGGCGCTTGCCGGCATGGCTTCGGCCGAAACCCTGACGATCGCTACCGTGAACAACGGTGACATGATCCGCATGCAGGGCCTCACCTCCGAATTTACCTCTGCCAATCCCGACATCGATGTCGAATGGGTCACGCTGGAAGAGAACGTTCTGCGCGAGCGCGTCACGACCGACGTTGCCACAAAGGGCGGCCAGTATGACATCATGACGATCGGCACCTATGAAGTTCCGATCTGGGCCAAGCAGGGCTGGCTCCTGCCCCTCGACAATCTCGGCGCAGACTATGACGTTAACGATCTTCTGCCGGCGATCCGTTCGGGTCTCACCGGTGACGACGGCAAGTTGTATGCCGCACCGTTCTACGGCGAGTCCTCGTTCATCATGTACCGCAAGGACCTGATGGAAAAGGCCGGCCTGACGATGCCCGACGCCCCGACCTGGGAGTTCGTGGCTGACGCTGCCCGGAAGATGACCGACCGCGCCAATGACATCAACGGCATCTGCCTGCGCGGCAAGGCCGGTTGGGGCGAGAACGTCGCCTTCCTCACCGCCACTGCCAATGCCTTCGGTGCACGCTGGTTCGATGAAAACTGGGCTCCCCAGTTCGACCAGCCTGAATGGAAGAACACGCTCGACTTCTACGTCAAGCTGATGAATGACGCCGGCCCGCAGGGCGCATCGTCCAACGGCTTCAACGAAAACCTGGCACTGTTCCAGCAGGGCAAGTGCGGCATGTGGATCGATGCCACGGTCGCTGCCTCCTTCGTCACCAACCCGACGGACTCGACAGTTGCCGACAAGGTCGGCTTCGCCCTGGCACCGGACACAGGTCTTGGCAAGCGTGGCAACTGGCTCTGGGCCTGGAACCTCGCCATCCCGGCCGGCTCGCAGAAGTCCGCTTCGGCCGAGAAGTTCATCTCCTGGGCAACCGGCAAGGCCTATGCCGAACTGGTCGCCTCCAAGGAAGGCTGGGCCAACGTTCCTCCGGGTACCCGTACGTCTCTCTATGAGAACGCCGAATACCAGAAGGCCGCTCCGTTCGCCAAGATGACGATCGACTCGATCAATGCTGCCGACCCGAAGAATCCTGCCGTCAAGCCGGTGCCTTATGTCGGTGTGCAGTTCGTCGCCATCCCGGAATTCCAGGGCCTTGGTACGACGGTCGGCCAGCTGTTCTCTGCGGCACTTGCAGGTCAGATGTCGGTTGACGATGCGCTGGCCCAGGCCCAGCAGGTCTCGGTTCGCGAAATGACCCGCGCCGGTTACATCAAGTAA
- a CDS encoding DUF4142 domain-containing protein encodes MVRLITLAAATALTFVATANAQQTAPIQQLPTPQPSAETEALGPAGFVQQAAASNEFEIRSAELALRRSQDPQVTEFAQTMLDDHRRAQEQLQSAAEADSVAIVLELSMEQKQTLMALEQAEESQFNSAYMSAQMKAHDEAIRLLGAYADHGPAGSLKTYAVAHYPLVRTHKVRAQSLTND; translated from the coding sequence ATGGTCCGCCTCATCACGCTCGCTGCTGCGACCGCACTGACATTCGTGGCAACGGCAAATGCCCAGCAGACGGCGCCGATCCAGCAGTTGCCGACGCCGCAGCCCTCAGCCGAGACGGAGGCGCTTGGTCCCGCCGGCTTCGTCCAGCAGGCCGCCGCTTCCAACGAATTCGAAATCCGCTCGGCCGAACTCGCCTTGCGGCGGAGCCAGGACCCGCAGGTGACGGAGTTCGCGCAAACCATGCTGGATGATCATCGCCGGGCGCAAGAACAGTTGCAGTCGGCGGCCGAGGCCGATTCGGTGGCGATCGTCCTGGAGTTGTCGATGGAGCAGAAGCAGACCCTGATGGCACTGGAACAGGCCGAGGAGAGCCAGTTCAACAGTGCTTACATGTCGGCCCAGATGAAGGCACATGATGAGGCGATCAGGTTGCTCGGCGCCTATGCCGATCACGGTCCGGCCGGCAGTCTGAAGACTTATGCGGTCGCGCACTATCCTTTGGTCCGAACCCACAAGGTGCGGGCTCAGTCACTGACCAATGATTGA